The following proteins come from a genomic window of Diprion similis isolate iyDipSimi1 chromosome 8, iyDipSimi1.1, whole genome shotgun sequence:
- the LOC124409275 gene encoding ATP synthase subunit s, mitochondrial, producing MGTHAILKNFRSSLIPAHSISHRSFLYWITIMFNRVDEKRVKEVGPDRACAEWLLRNGAAVKWREDGSILSDYNALSSLEEPQKHIEAVDATDSSISYHGFPHFHGCNYINEVKLVNCTYVEDPAIPYLAILKNTLKHLEISNCLNISEKALFDLDKLTNLKKLELRDMPQVKNKSEVLEKLTKSLPDCNVIFT from the exons ATGGGAACACACGCG ATCTTGAAGAATTTTCGTTCTTCGCTGATTCCAGCACATTCGATATCTCATAGATCATTTCTTTATTGGATTACAATCATGTTCAACAG GGTGGATGAAAAAAGAGTTAAGGAAGTTGGTCCTGACCGAGCCTGTGCTGAATGGCTGTTAAGAAATGGAGCTGCAGTTAAATGGAGAGAGGATGGAAGTATTCTGTCAGACTACAATGCTCTTTCCTCGTTGGAAGAACCGCAGAAACATATCGAAGCAGTTGATGCTACCGATTCTTCTATTAGCTATCATGGATTTCCACATTTCC ATGGATGCAATTACATAAATGAAGTCAAGCTGGTCAACTGTACTTACGTTGAGGATCCAGCTATCCCCTACCTTGCTATACTCAAAAATACTTTGAAGCATCTTGAGATAAGTAACTGCCTTAATATTTCAGAGAAGGCTCTATTCGATCTGGATAAACTCAC aaatttgaaGAAGCTGGAGCTTAGGGATATGCCGCAAGTCAAGAATAAAAGTGAAGTTTTAGAAAAGCTTACCAAGTCTTTGCCAGATTGTAACGTTATTTTTACATGA